A genomic stretch from Terriglobus sp. RCC_193 includes:
- the flhA gene encoding flagellar biosynthesis protein FlhA: protein MSEMVQSKRFGMLVHAKPLLLPAAAMCAIFVMLVPLPAVLLDLLLAVSITASLLVFLTAVQVRKATDLSVFPTLLLLLTLFRLSLNLASSRRILLHGSEGTSAAGDVIQAFGQFVVGGNYVVGFVLFLALIAIQFLVVSHGAVRTAEVTARFTLDALPGKQMAIDADMNAGLIDEQTARKRRENIAREAEFYGAMDGAARFNQRDAMATILITAINIIAGLLIGVLQQGVDLLTAVKTYTILTVGDGLVTLIPSLLVSMAGGLVLTRASSSGTLDQEINTQLFSQRNVLFLTAGVLTAMALIPGIPKIPFLLVALGVFFFGRALPAESLKVAEDAVAGATGNSVAGAPAIEDLTGLLKVDELTLEIGFQLIPMVDEKQNGQMLNRVRALRRHLATELGFIVPPVHITDNLRLRPREYVVQLRGNEIGRWQTEGNCMLAVNSDPKARVIPGMETREPAFGVPARWIDPGLEEQALAAGYSVVDQTAVIGTHLAELIRRNAYELLGRAETKRLLDSVNESYPKLMEELLPKLMTLGEIQKVLQQLLREQVSIRNLGTILETIVEYAPQSKDVVFLTEQIRQVLARNIVRPLLDAEGGLNVLTLERSLEEQIIRTFDPEGAVRLLGGNTRSAPLSTNFLRPLLDSVKRLTGDATPMAIPVLLCPSPARYHLRRWLEPFLPKVTVLSPGEIPPEVRVRSLGTVGQQLAGG from the coding sequence ATGAGTGAGATGGTTCAAAGCAAGCGCTTCGGCATGTTGGTTCATGCGAAGCCACTCCTTCTACCTGCTGCCGCAATGTGTGCCATCTTTGTGATGCTGGTACCGCTGCCAGCGGTCTTGCTGGATCTGCTTCTGGCTGTGTCAATTACAGCATCGCTCCTTGTCTTCCTGACTGCGGTACAGGTTAGGAAAGCTACCGATCTGTCTGTATTTCCAACGTTATTGCTATTGCTGACGCTGTTCCGGCTTTCGCTGAATCTGGCATCGAGTCGTCGCATTCTGCTGCATGGAAGTGAAGGCACCTCTGCCGCTGGCGATGTGATCCAGGCCTTTGGGCAGTTTGTTGTGGGTGGCAATTATGTCGTGGGATTCGTGCTGTTTCTCGCGTTGATTGCGATTCAGTTTCTGGTTGTGTCGCATGGTGCGGTGCGTACGGCAGAGGTGACGGCGCGCTTCACTCTGGATGCGTTGCCCGGTAAACAGATGGCCATTGATGCGGACATGAATGCTGGCCTGATTGATGAACAGACTGCCAGAAAGCGCCGGGAAAACATTGCGCGAGAGGCGGAGTTTTACGGCGCCATGGATGGAGCCGCCAGATTCAATCAACGCGATGCCATGGCAACGATTTTAATTACCGCCATCAACATCATTGCCGGACTGCTGATTGGTGTATTGCAGCAAGGTGTGGATCTACTGACCGCAGTCAAAACGTACACGATCCTGACAGTTGGGGATGGTCTGGTAACCCTGATCCCGAGTCTGTTGGTGTCGATGGCCGGTGGCCTGGTGCTGACCCGCGCTTCCAGTTCGGGAACGCTTGATCAAGAGATCAACACGCAGCTCTTCTCGCAGAGGAATGTTTTGTTTCTTACTGCCGGTGTGTTGACTGCGATGGCCTTGATCCCAGGAATTCCGAAGATCCCATTTCTGCTGGTAGCTCTAGGTGTCTTCTTTTTTGGCCGCGCACTGCCTGCAGAGAGTTTGAAGGTGGCTGAGGATGCGGTTGCAGGAGCAACAGGCAATTCTGTTGCGGGTGCACCAGCAATAGAGGACCTCACGGGCCTTCTGAAGGTTGATGAATTAACTCTCGAAATCGGATTTCAACTCATTCCAATGGTGGATGAAAAACAAAATGGCCAGATGCTCAACCGTGTGCGAGCACTGCGTCGACATCTCGCCACGGAGCTTGGGTTCATTGTTCCTCCAGTTCATATTACGGACAATCTTCGACTTCGTCCGCGAGAGTATGTTGTGCAGCTTCGCGGCAATGAGATTGGACGATGGCAGACGGAAGGCAATTGCATGCTTGCCGTGAACAGCGACCCCAAGGCACGCGTGATACCGGGAATGGAGACACGCGAGCCCGCTTTTGGTGTGCCTGCCCGATGGATTGATCCGGGATTAGAAGAGCAAGCTTTGGCCGCTGGATATTCCGTGGTGGATCAGACCGCGGTCATTGGAACGCATTTGGCGGAGTTGATCCGCCGGAATGCGTATGAGTTGCTGGGGCGTGCGGAGACAAAGCGTTTGCTGGATTCGGTGAACGAGAGTTATCCGAAGTTGATGGAAGAGTTGCTGCCCAAGTTGATGACGCTGGGCGAGATTCAAAAGGTGTTGCAGCAGTTGTTGCGTGAACAAGTGAGCATTCGCAACCTGGGAACAATTCTGGAAACTATCGTGGAGTACGCTCCGCAATCGAAAGATGTGGTTTTCCTAACGGAGCAGATACGGCAGGTGTTGGCGCGGAATATTGTGCGCCCTCTTCTGGATGCTGAAGGCGGTTTGAATGTACTGACCCTGGAACGCTCACTGGAAGAGCAGATCATACGGACCTTTGATCCAGAGGGCGCTGTGCGGCTACTGGGTGGCAATACACGCAGCGCTCCGTTGAGTACCAACTTTCTTCGTCCGTTGCTGGACTCTGTGAAACGCCTAACAGGCGATGCCACACCAATGGCAATTCCCGTGCTTCTTTGTCCTTCGCCGGCACGCTATCACCTGCGGCGTTGGCTGGAACCGTTTCTGCCCAAAGTAACTGTACTTTCACCGGGCGAGATTCCTCCAGAGGTGCGCGTGCGCAGTCTGGGGACGGTAGGACAGCAGTTGGCAGGTGGTTAA
- a CDS encoding flagellar biosynthesis protein FlhB, which translates to MSGERTEKASEQRKRKSREKGEGVRSRELTNAAAMVGGLLLLRGAAEQFAMRWSNAYTAAVHLGMRSYDTPEGMSRALPELLLPGVTPVAVVLAGALFAAIAVGAMQTGGVQIHGAALAWKPGRLNPATNIKNLFSARSVLRFAKSLIPAAAVAALASMALRRSVLPMPVMSEARLPSTLSAAYGVALEAAWISLGWSAIDYINEWRSWNTSLKMTKEEVKQEVKESNGNPQTKGRIRQIQRAMRGRRVKADLSKAAVVITNPTHYAVALQFDFATMTAPKVLMKGRDLHALEIREEARWAGVPIVENPPLARALYRSVDEGRDIPFELYSAVAAILAFLFRESRQRASSHATHHRSYGYAAPTRMMLGLTEYSAASDTTGESS; encoded by the coding sequence ATGAGCGGCGAGCGCACAGAAAAGGCATCCGAGCAGCGGAAACGAAAATCGCGCGAGAAGGGCGAAGGTGTCCGTAGTCGAGAGTTGACGAATGCTGCTGCGATGGTAGGTGGGTTACTACTGTTGCGCGGTGCTGCAGAACAGTTTGCGATGCGCTGGAGTAATGCGTACACGGCTGCGGTGCACCTTGGTATGCGCTCCTATGACACACCGGAAGGTATGAGCCGGGCTCTTCCCGAGCTACTTCTTCCTGGCGTTACACCTGTGGCGGTGGTACTTGCAGGCGCGTTGTTTGCTGCGATTGCCGTTGGTGCCATGCAGACGGGAGGAGTGCAGATTCATGGCGCTGCGCTTGCATGGAAGCCAGGTCGCCTCAATCCGGCAACAAACATTAAAAATCTGTTTTCGGCGCGTTCCGTTCTGCGATTTGCAAAGTCGTTGATCCCTGCGGCTGCAGTGGCAGCGCTTGCATCGATGGCGCTTCGTCGCTCTGTTTTGCCTATGCCCGTGATGAGTGAGGCAAGACTTCCCAGTACATTGTCAGCTGCGTATGGAGTGGCGTTGGAGGCGGCGTGGATCTCACTTGGCTGGTCTGCCATCGACTACATCAATGAATGGCGATCGTGGAATACCTCACTGAAGATGACCAAGGAAGAGGTCAAGCAAGAGGTGAAGGAATCAAACGGGAACCCACAAACCAAGGGCAGGATTCGTCAGATTCAGCGCGCCATGCGGGGACGTCGCGTGAAGGCCGATTTATCGAAGGCCGCGGTGGTGATTACTAACCCTACGCATTATGCCGTTGCGCTTCAGTTTGACTTTGCCACGATGACTGCGCCCAAGGTGCTGATGAAAGGGCGCGATCTGCATGCACTGGAGATTCGTGAAGAAGCACGATGGGCTGGTGTACCGATCGTGGAAAATCCACCTCTGGCGCGCGCGCTCTATCGCAGTGTGGACGAGGGCAGAGACATTCCTTTTGAACTGTATTCCGCGGTGGCAGCGATTCTTGCATTCCTTTTCCGCGAGAGCCGTCAGCGCGCGTCGTCCCATGCAACACATCACCGCAGTTATGGATACGCAGCACCCACTCGCATGATGCTGGGCTTGACTGAATATTCTGCAGCGTCAGACACAACCGGAGAGTCTTCATGA
- a CDS encoding FliM/FliN family flagellar motor switch protein: MNEMYGAGEPAMEQEIEQPSVESLLTGDRDAFLDIEVEARIHLGSREMLLSEVLELNPGDVLELDRLVSDPVDLLVGDRIVARGEVVIVGGNFALQVTEVAVPRLRLESVRCLH, encoded by the coding sequence ATGAACGAAATGTATGGAGCAGGTGAACCGGCTATGGAGCAGGAGATTGAACAGCCTTCCGTGGAATCACTCCTTACCGGGGATAGAGATGCCTTCCTGGATATTGAGGTGGAAGCACGCATTCATCTTGGAAGTCGTGAGATGCTGCTCTCCGAAGTGCTGGAGTTAAACCCAGGCGATGTTCTGGAGTTGGATCGTCTTGTATCTGACCCAGTCGACCTCCTTGTTGGAGACCGAATCGTTGCACGTGGCGAAGTCGTAATAGTGGGTGGCAATTTTGCACTGCAGGTGACAGAGGTTGCTGTGCCTCGCCTGCGACTGGAGAGTGTCAGATGTCTTCATTAA
- a CDS encoding flagellar motor switch protein FliM → MAADSAPATDAAAFNFSRAGLVANDQLRTLRTLDEQFARNLTHTLGAWLRTTITIAPQPASQVTFSQFMEQTSAGCFVLPLRMDPMHVRAALSLDIQLAPAIIDLLLGGSGKTTRIDRELTEIEEAVLGSVLDIVLREWTSAWTAMGVEFLGERRERDSHGQRLMPLQEKVLFVRFAITLADVTGDLLFCLPSSAVTSTMKAMSHRQDRQRMRTTEERARMELRIGNAKLRMALLLPAMRLYAQDLRTLKPGVTLGLPLQSGATAELRVGNVTVYRARPVRYGEQRGAQLMQLVETLRTEAGTE, encoded by the coding sequence ATGGCCGCTGACTCCGCTCCTGCAACCGACGCGGCAGCGTTTAACTTCAGTCGTGCAGGGCTGGTGGCCAATGATCAGTTGCGCACACTGCGCACGCTGGACGAACAGTTTGCACGCAATCTGACACACACGCTTGGAGCGTGGTTGCGAACTACCATCACCATTGCACCTCAGCCGGCCTCGCAGGTGACTTTCAGCCAATTCATGGAGCAGACGTCCGCAGGATGTTTTGTGCTTCCGCTTCGCATGGATCCGATGCATGTACGCGCCGCGCTGTCGCTGGATATTCAACTGGCCCCGGCGATTATTGATCTTTTATTGGGTGGAAGTGGAAAGACGACTCGCATCGATCGTGAACTCACGGAGATTGAAGAAGCGGTCCTCGGGTCGGTTCTGGATATCGTGCTTCGGGAATGGACAAGCGCCTGGACGGCCATGGGGGTGGAGTTTCTTGGCGAACGGCGCGAACGGGACAGTCATGGACAACGATTGATGCCGCTGCAGGAGAAAGTCCTGTTTGTGCGGTTTGCAATCACGCTGGCGGATGTTACAGGCGACCTGCTGTTCTGCCTTCCGTCGTCGGCAGTGACTTCGACGATGAAAGCCATGTCGCATCGTCAAGATCGACAACGGATGCGAACGACAGAAGAGCGAGCTCGCATGGAATTACGCATAGGAAATGCGAAGCTGCGGATGGCGCTTCTTCTACCCGCAATGCGTCTCTATGCGCAGGATCTTCGGACACTGAAACCGGGTGTCACGCTTGGCCTGCCGTTACAGAGCGGAGCTACTGCGGAATTGAGGGTAGGTAACGTAACGGTCTATCGCGCGCGCCCGGTACGTTACGGAGAACAGCGTGGCGCCCAGTTGATGCAGTTGGTAGAAACGCTCAGAACGGAGGCGGGAACCGAATGA
- a CDS encoding FliA/WhiG family RNA polymerase sigma factor, which produces MEQPGHSEERSIGDIPGGVLFGGNAGSFAGVDAYGSIGIEPLRMHQAVRDQLLVEHLSTVRFVARRIHERLPQHVDIDDLVSAGIVGLMDAFAKFDHAKQVQFKSYAQFRIRGAILDSLRTLDWSPRELRRKGRAVEDAVRTLTQRLGRSPVETEVADEMAMSLQEYQQLLGELKGLEIGSLNLERNEDGGDDELSYLPGSESDEPLFRCLKGELRQRLVDAIEGLPEKERMVVSLYYHEELTMKEIGVVLGVVESRVSQIHTSAVVKLRAALTDLGAEKAAARSRRKSVAHGR; this is translated from the coding sequence ATGGAGCAGCCTGGACATTCAGAGGAACGAAGCATAGGCGACATTCCTGGTGGTGTATTGTTTGGTGGAAATGCGGGATCATTTGCCGGGGTGGATGCCTATGGATCCATAGGCATCGAACCACTGCGAATGCATCAGGCTGTGCGAGACCAGTTGCTGGTGGAGCACCTTTCCACGGTTCGATTTGTTGCGCGACGGATCCATGAGCGCCTGCCGCAGCATGTGGATATCGACGATCTGGTCTCAGCAGGCATTGTCGGATTGATGGATGCCTTTGCCAAGTTTGACCACGCCAAACAAGTCCAATTCAAAAGCTATGCGCAGTTTCGTATACGCGGCGCCATTCTGGATTCGTTACGCACGCTGGATTGGAGTCCGCGCGAGCTTCGCAGAAAAGGGCGTGCGGTGGAAGATGCGGTTCGCACACTTACACAGCGCCTGGGGCGCTCTCCTGTCGAAACAGAAGTCGCGGATGAGATGGCGATGTCGCTTCAGGAGTATCAGCAACTGCTTGGTGAATTGAAGGGGCTGGAGATTGGCAGTCTTAACCTGGAGCGCAATGAAGACGGCGGTGACGACGAGTTATCGTATCTTCCGGGTTCGGAGAGTGATGAGCCGCTCTTTCGCTGCCTGAAAGGTGAGTTGCGTCAGCGGTTGGTGGATGCAATCGAGGGGCTTCCGGAGAAGGAGCGCATGGTGGTGTCTCTCTACTATCATGAAGAACTTACGATGAAAGAAATTGGTGTTGTTCTGGGGGTTGTGGAATCGCGCGTATCGCAGATTCATACCTCGGCCGTGGTAAAGCTTCGTGCTGCGCTGACCGACCTTGGCGCTGAGAAGGCCGCTGCACGCAGTCGCAGAAAGAGCGTGGCACATGGCCGCTGA
- a CDS encoding flagellar biosynthetic protein FliR, with the protein MQVTDQDALKPLLEAGVLVLLRFGSAMVTLPVFSSVAIPARVKAVLILVLTIVITPVAALQPNAHLTLSGPALISEVVVGLCFGLTLMLLSEALVFSAALMGSAFSFSLANLVDPNSQVETEVLGTVLNWLGMLVMLAAGLHRTMLAALLRTLTTVPLGHAPAGIASAKAFAAMASGIFLSGVQLAAPVLAAAILVEVAVGLVSRLAPAMPAQIASVPVKTIVSYIVLIGGLSLWPLWIEHRFAALLDTAQRNIRL; encoded by the coding sequence ATGCAGGTAACAGATCAAGATGCGCTGAAACCACTCCTTGAAGCCGGCGTGCTGGTTCTATTGCGCTTCGGGAGTGCAATGGTGACGCTGCCGGTGTTTAGCTCGGTTGCCATTCCTGCCCGCGTGAAAGCGGTATTGATACTTGTGCTGACCATTGTGATTACACCCGTGGCGGCGCTCCAGCCGAATGCCCATTTAACACTCTCGGGTCCTGCGCTTATCAGTGAAGTCGTGGTGGGATTGTGTTTCGGTCTGACATTGATGCTGCTCTCGGAAGCCTTAGTGTTCAGTGCTGCGTTGATGGGATCGGCTTTCTCCTTTTCTCTTGCAAATCTGGTTGATCCAAATTCGCAGGTTGAAACAGAAGTATTAGGTACCGTGCTGAACTGGCTTGGCATGCTTGTGATGCTTGCTGCTGGCCTACATCGCACGATGCTGGCAGCCCTGCTGCGCACGCTGACAACTGTGCCGCTGGGACATGCGCCTGCGGGGATTGCGTCTGCAAAGGCTTTTGCCGCGATGGCTTCCGGGATATTTCTCTCAGGAGTGCAACTGGCTGCGCCGGTTCTTGCTGCAGCCATTCTTGTCGAAGTAGCGGTGGGATTGGTGAGTCGACTTGCACCTGCGATGCCTGCGCAAATCGCCTCTGTTCCAGTGAAGACCATTGTTTCGTACATCGTACTCATCGGTGGCCTGTCATTGTGGCCGTTGTGGATTGAGCATCGTTTCGCAGCGTTACTGGATACAGCTCAAAGGAACATCCGGCTATGA